A single region of the Micropterus dolomieu isolate WLL.071019.BEF.003 ecotype Adirondacks linkage group LG02, ASM2129224v1, whole genome shotgun sequence genome encodes:
- the LOC123983876 gene encoding protein TANC2-like isoform X3 — MPRQNSASRSQQDHRVCFTPTINLKPLPFEVAGLVSDWLFIGREWLFQEVDACLRSADPTTSQGVVIIGNMGFGKTAIIARLVALSCHGNRMWPSTADDQSMPKHVEAVSFSHDSLGRGGGGGDEGGGGSCPGTPEMRRRQEEALRRLAGQVVSYHFCQADNCQTCLVPEFVHNMAAMLSDAPQLSAYRELLHRSPQLQSTLSLRSCIQDPSTALQRGILEPLDALYRERKLHVEGAGLIMLIDGLNEAEFHRPDYGDTLTSFLSRNIQKFPSWLKVITTVRTSQQDITGSLPFHRISLDRMEENSAIDQDLQGYLMQRIHSSAEIQSNVSLSNGRLDNTALAKLIGHLKTLSKGSYLYLKLTLDLIEGGYLVLKSSSFKVVPVSLAEVYLLQLNMRFPTQSSFQRVLPLLNVTVASLQPLTDQQLFEVVNAGALTGGTLHWAEFAHRLEQLSSFLLRRSDGSRMLNHASFREWLMWREEGQDNRFLCDPRSGHTLLAFWLCRQEGKLNRQQMLELGHHILKAHIYKGLSKKLGVSSSVLQGLWLSYSTESLSPALSSLRNLYTPNIKVSRLLIIGGADVDFRSDVLNNAPLLCVHAHLGHSDAVALLLDHGAQVDAQSNDGLTALGFAAAAGHLDVVTMLSQHRAKVGHVDSSGRCVLVHAAQRGHLEVLRFLLKHVDWSCTSCCGQRAASRCQAVQQALVSAASMGHTEIVSYLLDLPEEDEEEEERPEINAPDSLWGETALTAAAGSGRLSVCRLLLDQGAAVEQGNRRGVAPLFSAVRRGHCQVVELLLNHGVEVNMVDHQGRTALMTAASEGHMTTAQLLLDHGASLDQTDKEGLTALSWACLKGKLPLVRELVERGAATSHADRSGRTPLDLAAFCGDPEVVQHLVDHGASVEHVDCSGMRPLDRAVGCRNTSAVIALLRKGAKIGPATWAMATSKPDILMVLLSKLIQEGDRLYKQGKVREAAHSYQSALQKFPGDELKTFRQLRVCVLLNLSRCRRKMNDFSLAEEFATKALELKAKSYEAFYARARAKRSRRQFRAALEDLIEASRLCPSNREIQRLLSRVKEECRQAAQQQDSPPPSAHHVYQPNMPMSINEARCRDSGCLQVQDRERLTEEEEEEEEEEEEEQEGSQREGDAPPHSSHHPPVGQSLDTHCRPGVPSPSSLSPTHLYHHLPSPTHAPSSSSSCHPALPPPSSSYHHFSPPLSPMQHQQRASPMSESMPALSGNGGLHHHPQSISALHYSDQNQGVQQQHHLSNQRSFPKQNPVQAQWLQPAKVQVVRSSQPSSLAHTSMVSAYSQFGQLPQELAELGEGICPGPLEIRPNLPVSYPLDDVDVDFACQARSASAYGREGGGDRAGLNRFGQARQFSRNQSKAAHYPMEVTEATMVPPDNLPSSHDYQYHHQGGLRRPLSAHPTSSPTNPPRPLVHSQGISVRFSASSCSLAGGQPANHGPGFRSSASAQHMDLPSDVGGVTGYHDDLFLISSPQSEICMEGGGTYPGEAGRSSRNTPFMGVSDRTARVHQQYQQAPSSSASCLSPSRSWAVSSVDTVVTSPSKTPVNQGGFSQAQPSSIAYHNRSNNNAHNGHLLHDNQLDYYEVQPGSGPQGEGSVRVASQNPSYLDVKLARTLPVIHSYSDRPSDRKTGPTSPVKPKRPFVESNV; from the exons ATGCCCAGACAGAATTCTGCGAGTCGTAGTCAACAGGACCACAGAG TTTGTTTCACTCCCACTATCAACCTGAAGCCCCTCCCCTTTGAGGTTGCCGGCCTCGTGTCTGATTGGCTGTTCATCGGCAGGGAGTGGCTCTTCCAGGAAGTGGACGCTTGTCTTCGTAGTGCCGATCCAACAACCAGTCAGGGTGTGGTAATCATTGGCAATATGGGCTTTGGTAAAACGGCCATCATCGCCCGCCTGGTGGcgctcagttgtcatggaaaccGCATGTGGCCAAGCACTGCCGACGACCAGTCCATGCCTAAAC ATGTAGAGGCTGTTTCATTCTCCCATGATTCCttgggaagaggaggaggaggaggagatgaaggaggaggaggaagctgtCCAGGGACTCCAGAgatgaggaggagacaggaggaggcgcTGAGGAGGCTTGCAGGACAA GTAGTCTCTTATCATTTCTGTCAAGCTGATAACTGTCAGACCTGCCTGGTTCCGGAGTTTGTCCACAACATGGCGGCGATGCTAAGTGACGCCCCTCAGCTGTCGGCCTATCGGGAGCTGCTGCACCGATCGCCACAGCTACAGAGTACGCTTAGCCTGCGCTCCTGCATACAGGATCCAAGCACTGCCCTCCAGAGAGGAATACTAGAACCACTGGACGCTCTCTACAGAG AGAGGAAGTTGCACGTTGAGGGGGCGGGGCTTATTATGCTGATTGATGGGCTGAATGAGGCAGAGTTTCACCGGCCGGACTACGGTGACACACTGACTTCCTTCCTGTCCCGAAACATCCAGAAATTTCCTTCCTGGTTGAAGGTCATTACCACTGTCAGGACCAGTCAGCAG GACATCACTGGTTCTCTACCTTTTCACCGTATCTCTCTGGACAGGATGGAAGAGAACAGCGCCATAGACCAGGACCTGCAG GGTTACCTGATGCAGCGAATCCACAGCAGTGCTGAGATCCAGAGCAACGTGTCACTGAGCAATGGTCGCCTTGACAACACGGCACTGGCCAAGCTGATCGGCCACCTGAAGACCCTGAGCAAGGGCTCGTACCTCTACCTGAAACTGACCCTGGACCTGATAGAGGGAGGATACCTTGTCCTAAAGAGCTCCAGCTTCAAG gtggttCCTGTGAGTCTAGCAGAGGTCTACCTGCTGCAGCTCAACATGCGGTTTCCCACCCAGTCGTCCTTTCAGAGAGTTCTGCCGCTGCTCAACGTTACTGTGGCATCACTGCAACCACTGACTGACCAGCAG CTGTTTGAGGTGGTGAATGCGGGCGCTCTGACTGGAGGAACACTGCACTGGGCGGAGTTTGCACACCGTCTAGAGCAGCTCTCCTCTTTCCTGCTGCGGCGAAGTGACGGCAGCAGGATGCTAAACCACGCCTCCTTCAGGGAGTGGCTGATGTGGAGAGAGGAGGGTCAGGACAACAGGTTCCTCTGCGACCCCAG GAGCGGTCACACTCTCCTGGCCTTCTGGCTCTGCAGACAGGAAGGAAAGTTGAACCGACAGCAGATGCTGGAGCTGGGACATCACATCCTGAAGGCTCACATCTACAAA GGTCTGAGTAAGAAGCTTGGGGTTTCCTCCTCAGTTCTGCAGGGGCTGTGGCTGTCCTACAGCACAGAGAGCCTGAGCCCTGCTCTGTCATCACTGCGCAATCTCTACACCCCCAACATCAAG GTGAGCAGGTTGCTGATTATCGGTGGGGCTGATGTGGATTTCCGTAGTGATGTCCTCAACAACGCCCCCCTGCTGTGTGTCCACGCTCACCTTGGCCACAGTGATGCTGTGGCACTGTTGCTTGACCACGGAgctcag GTGGATGCTCAGTCAAATGATGGTTTAACTGCACTGGGATTCGCTGCTGCAGCTGGACATCTGGACGTAGTCACTATGTTGAGTCAGCACAGAGCTAAG GTGGGTCACGTGGACAGCTCAGGGCGGTGTGTTTTGGTGCACGCGGCTCAGCGGGGCCACCTGGAGGTGCTGCGCTTCCTGCTGAAGCATGTGGACTGGAGCTGCACTTCCTGCTGCGGCCAGAGGGCGGCGAGCAGGTGCCAGGCGGTGCAGCAGGCTCTGGTTTCTGCGGCCAGCATGGGCCACACAGAG aTAGTATCATACCTCCTGGATCTTCcagaggaagatgaggaagaggaggagagacctgAGATCAACGCACCTGACAGTCTGTGGGGAGAGACAG ctctGACCGCAGCAGCAGGAAGTGGCCGGCTGTCTGTTTGCAGGCTGTTGTTGGATCAGGGTGCGGCTGTTGAGCAAGGCAACAGACGGGGCGTGGCTCCGCTCTTCAGTGCTGTGAGACGTGGCCACTGCCAG GTGGTGGAGTTGTTATTGAATCACGGGGTGGAGGTGAACATGGTCGACCACCAGGGTCGAACAGCTCTGATGACGGCAGCCTCAGAGGGACATATGACCACCGCCCAGCTGCTACTGGATCATG GAGCCTCTCTCGACCAGACCGACAAGGAAGGGTTAACGGCGCTGAGCTGGGCGTGTCTGAAAGGCAAGCTCCCATTGGTCAGGGAGCTGGTGGAGAGAGGCGCAGCCACATCTCATGCTGACCGCAGTGGACGGACACCTTTGGATCTGGCTGCCTTTTGCGGTGACCCAGAAGTG GTGCAGCACCTCGTGGATCACGGTGCGTCGGTGGAGCATGTGGATTGCAGCGGGATGCGTCCTCTGGACCGAGCGGTCGGCTGCAGAAACACCTCAGCTGTCATCGCTCTGCTCAGAAAGGGAGCCAAAATAG gaccAGCGACCTGGGCCATGGCGACCTCTAAACCAGACATCTTAATGGTCCTGCTTAGTAAATTGATCCAAGAGGGAGACAGATTGTACAAG caagGTAAAGTGAGGGAAGCTGCTCACTCCTATCAGTCAGCTCTCCAGAAGTTTCCAGGGGATGAGCTGAAGACGTTCAGACagctgagagtgtgtgtgctgctcAACCTGTCACGCTGCCGCCGCAAGATGAAc GATTTCAGCCTCGCTGAGGAGTTTGCCACCAAGGCGCTAGAGCTCAAAGCTAAATCCTACGAAGCCTTTTATGCTCGAGCCCGTGCCAAGCGCAGCCGCAG ACAGTTCCGTGCAGCCCTGGAGGACCTGATTGAGGCCAGCCGCCTGTGCCCATCCAACCGGGAGATCCAGCGCCTGCTGTCCCGGGTCAAGGAAGAGTGCCGGCAGGCTGCGCAACAACAAGACTCTCCCCCTCCTTCAGCACATCATGTTTATCAACCGAATATGCCCATGTCCATCAACGAGGCCAGGTGCAGAGATTCAGGTTGTTTGCAGGTGCAGGACAGGGAGCGGCTTaccgaggaagaggaggaagaggaggaagaggaggaggaagaacaaGAGGGAAGCCAGAGGGAAGGAGATGCTCCTCCTCACTCCTCTCACCACCCACCTGTAGGCCAAAGTCTTGACACCCACTGCCGCCCTGGAGTGCCAtcaccctcctccctctcccccacTCACCTGTATCATCACCTCCCCAGCCCCACTCACgccccctcttcttcttcttcctgtcaCCCTGCGCTTCCCCCCCCGTCCTCCTCCTATCACCACTTCAGCCCTCCTCTCTCCCCAATGCAGCATCAGCAGCGTGCCAGCCCAATGTCTGAAAGTATGCCGGCATTGTCAGGAAATGGAGGTCTGCACCACCATCCGCAGTCCATCTCAGCCCTCCACTACTCAGACCAGAACCAGGGAGTGCAGCAGCAACACCACCTGTCCAATCAGAGATCCTTTCCTAAGCAGAACCCTGTTCAAGCCCAGTGGCTCCAACCAGCCAAAGTCCAGGTTGTGAGATCCAGTCAGCCTAGTTCCTTGGCTCACACCAGCATGGTTTCTGCCTACTCCCAGTTTGGCCAACTGCCACAAGAACTGGCCGAACTGGGGGAAGGCATTTGCCCAGGCCCCCTAGAAATCAGACCTAACCTGCCAGTTTCATATCCACTAGATGATGTGGATGTCGACTTTGCTTGCCAGGCAAGATCTGCATCTGCCTatgggagagaaggaggaggggataGGGCGGGGCTAAATCGGTTTGGGCAGGCCCGTCAGTTCAGCCGCAACCAATCCAAAGCAGCCCACTACCCCATGGAAGTTACTGAGGCAACAATGGTGCCTCCTGATAACCTTCCATCATCACACGATTATCAATACCATCACCAGGGGGGGCTACGACGGCCGCTCAGTGCCCACCCAACCTCTTCCCCCACTAATCCTCCCAGGCCTCTTGTCCACTCCCAGGGTATCAGTGTCCGTTTCTCCGCCAGCAGCTGCAGCCTCGCTGGTGGGCAGCCTGCTAACCATGGCCCAGGCTTCAGGTCTTCAGCCTCCGCCCAGCACATGGATTTACCTTCAGATGTGGGAGGGGTTACTGGTTACCATGATGACCTCTTTCTGATCTCCTCTCCCCAGTCAGAAATATGCATGGAAGGAGGCGGTACTTATCCTGGAGAGGCGGGCCGATCATCAAGGAACACTCCTTTTATGGGCGTTAGTGACCGGACCGCGAGAGTGCACCAGCAGTATCAACAAGCTCCATCCAGTTCAGCATCCTGTCTCAGCCCCAGTCGCTCCTGGGCCGTGTCTTCAGTGGACACGGTCGTCACCTCACCTAGCAAAACCCCTGTCAATCAAGGAGGCTTCAGTCAAGCCCAACCATCCTCCATCGCCTACCACAACCGCAGCAACAACAATGCCCACAACGGTCACCTCCTCCATGACAACCAGCTCGACTACTACGAGGTGCAGCCGGGCAGCGGTCCTCAGGGTGAAGGCTCGGTGCGGGTCGCCAGTCAGAATCCCTCCTACCTGGATGTGAAGCTAGCTCGAACACTGCCAGTGATCCACAGCTACTCAGACAGACCAAGTGACAGAAAGACAGGCCCTACCTCTCCTGTCAAACCAAAAAGACCCTTTGTAGAGTCCAATGTATAG
- the LOC123984140 gene encoding transmembrane ascorbate-dependent reductase CYB561 isoform X2 produces the protein MDESAPRPGRTMFAWLVGASQVLGLASVVLTGVWMGHYRGGFAWDGSAQEFNLHPLCMVLGMVFLQGDAILVYRVFRNEAKRNVKLLHGIIHLLALIMSIIGFVAVFDFHRTAKIPDMYSLHSWCGMATMVLFCIQWVMGLFFFLFPVASSWLRAMYLPIHVFCGLALLVMAIGSSLLGITEKLLFSIMPTYSKFASEGVLANVLGIVLVCFGVLLGYLITKEEYRRPPNPEEEALSVHFKTLTEGGSPTTP, from the exons ATGGATGAATCTGCTCCCCGTCCTGGTCGCACTATGTTTGCGTGGCTGGTGGGAGCGTCACAGGTGCTGGGCCTGGCGTCGGTGGTGCTGACCGGTGTGTGGATGGGTCACTATCGAGGGGGCTTCGCCTGGGACGGCTCAGCGCAAGAGTTCAACCTGCACCCTCTGTGCATGGTGCTAGGGATGGTCTTCCTGCAAGGCGATG CCATCCTGGTTTACAGAGTATTTAGAAATGAGGCAAAGAGGAACGTAAAGCTGCTGCACGGCATCATTCACCTGCTCGCCCTCATCATGAGCATCatag gttttGTAGCTGTGTTTGACTTCCACAGAACAGCAAAAATTCCAGACATGTACTCTCTACACAGCTGGTGCGGCATGGCTACCATGGTCTTATTCTGTATACAG TGGGTGATGGGTTTGTTcttcttcctgtttcctgttgcGTCGTCATGGTTACGAGCCATGTATCTCCCCATCCATGTGTTTTGCGGTCTGGCTCTGCTGGTTATGGCCATAGGGAGCAGCCTGCTCGGCATCACGGAGAAACTCCTCTTCAGCATCAt GCCAACCTACTCTAAATTTGCCTCCGAGGGGGTCCTGGCCAACGTCTTGGGGATcgtgctggtgtgttttggggtGCTGCTAGGCTACCTCATCACCAAAGAGGAGTACAGACGTCCACCAAACCCAGAGGAAGAGGCTCTGTCTGTTCACTTCAAGACCCTGACTGAGGGGGGGTCACCCACAACGCCCTGA
- the LOC123984140 gene encoding transmembrane ascorbate-dependent reductase CYB561 isoform X1, with protein sequence MDSKSFGIMDESAPRPGRTMFAWLVGASQVLGLASVVLTGVWMGHYRGGFAWDGSAQEFNLHPLCMVLGMVFLQGDAILVYRVFRNEAKRNVKLLHGIIHLLALIMSIIGFVAVFDFHRTAKIPDMYSLHSWCGMATMVLFCIQWVMGLFFFLFPVASSWLRAMYLPIHVFCGLALLVMAIGSSLLGITEKLLFSIMPTYSKFASEGVLANVLGIVLVCFGVLLGYLITKEEYRRPPNPEEEALSVHFKTLTEGGSPTTP encoded by the exons ATGGACAGTAAGAGTTTTGGG ATCATGGATGAATCTGCTCCCCGTCCTGGTCGCACTATGTTTGCGTGGCTGGTGGGAGCGTCACAGGTGCTGGGCCTGGCGTCGGTGGTGCTGACCGGTGTGTGGATGGGTCACTATCGAGGGGGCTTCGCCTGGGACGGCTCAGCGCAAGAGTTCAACCTGCACCCTCTGTGCATGGTGCTAGGGATGGTCTTCCTGCAAGGCGATG CCATCCTGGTTTACAGAGTATTTAGAAATGAGGCAAAGAGGAACGTAAAGCTGCTGCACGGCATCATTCACCTGCTCGCCCTCATCATGAGCATCatag gttttGTAGCTGTGTTTGACTTCCACAGAACAGCAAAAATTCCAGACATGTACTCTCTACACAGCTGGTGCGGCATGGCTACCATGGTCTTATTCTGTATACAG TGGGTGATGGGTTTGTTcttcttcctgtttcctgttgcGTCGTCATGGTTACGAGCCATGTATCTCCCCATCCATGTGTTTTGCGGTCTGGCTCTGCTGGTTATGGCCATAGGGAGCAGCCTGCTCGGCATCACGGAGAAACTCCTCTTCAGCATCAt GCCAACCTACTCTAAATTTGCCTCCGAGGGGGTCCTGGCCAACGTCTTGGGGATcgtgctggtgtgttttggggtGCTGCTAGGCTACCTCATCACCAAAGAGGAGTACAGACGTCCACCAAACCCAGAGGAAGAGGCTCTGTCTGTTCACTTCAAGACCCTGACTGAGGGGGGGTCACCCACAACGCCCTGA